One region of Intestinimonas massiliensis (ex Afouda et al. 2020) genomic DNA includes:
- a CDS encoding TrmH family RNA methyltransferase: protein MERITSRKNELVAHIRKLSGSRSARRAAGEFVCDGPKLLAEALKWGAAVTTVVAEEGTSLPELPSAVRRVEVPADLLRSLSTTETPQGVLFLCRTPDLALPERLTGGRYMVLDGVQDPGNLGTVWRTADAFGADGLVLVHSCADPWSPKTVRATMGACFRLPVWEADLHALQARLDEGGVPLYATALREDTEDLRAQDLRRCAVVIGSEGRGVSEETLALCGKTLKIPMRTRCESLNAAVAAAVVLWEMAR, encoded by the coding sequence ATGGAACGGATCACGAGCCGAAAGAATGAACTGGTGGCCCACATCCGTAAGCTCAGCGGCTCCCGCTCCGCCCGCCGGGCGGCGGGGGAATTCGTCTGCGACGGGCCAAAGCTGCTCGCCGAGGCCCTGAAATGGGGGGCTGCCGTTACGACCGTGGTGGCAGAGGAGGGGACAAGCTTGCCGGAGCTGCCCTCCGCCGTCCGGCGGGTGGAGGTCCCCGCCGACCTGCTCAGGAGTCTGTCGACCACCGAGACGCCCCAGGGCGTGCTGTTTCTCTGCCGGACCCCTGACCTGGCCCTGCCGGAACGGCTGACCGGCGGGCGGTATATGGTGCTGGATGGAGTGCAGGACCCGGGAAATCTGGGTACGGTGTGGCGGACGGCCGACGCCTTTGGGGCGGACGGCCTGGTGTTGGTCCACAGTTGCGCCGATCCATGGTCGCCCAAGACCGTCCGGGCCACTATGGGGGCCTGCTTCCGCCTGCCCGTATGGGAGGCGGACCTGCACGCTTTGCAGGCCCGGCTGGACGAGGGCGGGGTCCCTCTGTACGCCACCGCCCTGCGGGAGGACACGGAGGACCTGCGCGCCCAGGACCTGCGCCGCTGCGCGGTGGTGATCGGCAGCGAGGGGCGGGGCGTTTCGGAGGAGACGCTGGCTCTGTGCGGCAAGACCTTGAAGATCCCCATGCGGACGCGCTGCGAGTCCCTCAACGCCGCCGTAGCGGCGGCGGTGGTCCTGTGGGAGATGGCCCGGTAG
- the dprA gene encoding DNA-processing protein DprA, with amino-acid sequence MSSLKYWIWLATRQGASPVRTLRVLEQFGSPERAYFADPGEYGLLADIPDKLRAALADKSLAEAERILGECERLGLRVLTLQDAEYPERLRQIPDPPAVLYLRGRTFAFDEEAAIAVVGAREPTPYGVKMAGKLGLELARQGALLVSGIAQGLDAAAIRGALKGGGPVVSVLGGGVDVVYPRENRFLYEDVAAAGALISEYPPGTGIQAGHFPVRNRIISGLSLAVVAVECRWKSGTMRTVERALDQDRDVFAVPGPADGPMSEGPNRLIQQGAGLVRCGWDVLREYAGRFPGKLRSPEPLRPAAEAARLETPEEKKTETKISETDKKPVDKVPERAYIDLSAHPEALTDDQRDVLVALEERPLLADDLVERTQIPARRVLSALTLLQVQGYVAEQPGRRFKALARVKIPEVHSGRKSSV; translated from the coding sequence GTGTCCAGCCTGAAATACTGGATTTGGCTCGCCACCCGGCAGGGGGCGTCCCCGGTCCGCACCCTCCGGGTGCTGGAGCAGTTCGGCAGCCCTGAGAGGGCCTACTTTGCCGATCCGGGGGAGTACGGCCTGCTGGCCGACATACCGGACAAGCTTCGCGCCGCCCTGGCGGACAAATCTCTGGCGGAGGCCGAGCGTATTCTGGGCGAATGTGAGCGGCTGGGGCTGCGGGTGCTGACGCTGCAGGACGCGGAATATCCCGAGCGCCTGCGGCAGATTCCCGACCCGCCGGCGGTGCTCTATCTGCGGGGCCGGACCTTTGCCTTCGACGAAGAGGCGGCCATCGCCGTGGTGGGAGCCCGGGAGCCCACGCCCTATGGGGTGAAGATGGCGGGCAAGCTGGGTCTGGAGCTGGCCCGGCAGGGGGCCTTGCTGGTCTCCGGCATCGCCCAGGGCCTGGACGCCGCCGCCATTCGGGGCGCGCTCAAGGGAGGCGGGCCGGTGGTCTCGGTGCTGGGCGGCGGTGTGGATGTGGTTTACCCCAGGGAAAACCGCTTCCTCTACGAGGATGTGGCTGCCGCCGGAGCCCTCATCAGCGAGTATCCACCGGGGACCGGCATCCAGGCCGGTCACTTTCCCGTGCGCAACCGCATCATCAGCGGCCTGAGCCTGGCGGTGGTGGCGGTGGAGTGCCGATGGAAAAGCGGCACCATGCGCACGGTGGAGCGGGCGCTGGACCAGGACCGGGACGTCTTTGCCGTGCCCGGTCCAGCGGACGGCCCGATGAGCGAGGGGCCCAACCGGCTCATTCAGCAGGGGGCCGGTCTGGTGCGGTGCGGCTGGGATGTGCTCCGGGAGTATGCCGGGCGCTTTCCCGGCAAGCTCCGCAGTCCGGAGCCCCTGCGTCCCGCGGCCGAGGCGGCCCGGCTGGAGACGCCGGAAGAGAAAAAAACCGAGACAAAAATCTCTGAAACTGACAAAAAACCGGTTGACAAGGTTCCCGAGAGGGCATATATTGACCTAAGTGCGCACCCTGAGGCGCTGACCGACGATCAGCGCGACGTGCTGGTGGCCCTGGAGGAGCGGCCGCTCCTGGCCGACGATCTGGTGGAGCGGACCCAGATCCCGGCCAGACGGGTGCTCTCCGCGCTGACGCTGTTGCAGGTGCAGGGCTATGTGGCGGAGCAGCCGGGCCGGCGATTCAAGGCGCTGGCCCGGGTGAAGATCCCTGAAGTACATTCCGGACGAAAGTCGTCCGTGTGA
- the topA gene encoding type I DNA topoisomerase has product MAKSNLVIVESPAKAKTIGKYLGPDYQVKASMGHVRDLPKSKIGVDVEHGFVPDYQPIKGKEEVISDLKKAAKQSDKVFLATDPDREGEAISWHLKELLELPDDRTYRVTFNEITKKVVNESIAAPRAIDQDLVDAQQARRILDRIVGYQLSPLLWKKIRRGLSAGRVQSVATRLVCEREEEIRAFQPQEYWSLDADLSRISPNLGAFTAAFHGAEKKQELRSEQEVRTVSDAVKAAPFTVKSVKRQDKTRNPAPPFITSTLQQEASRKLGMTPRRTMAVAQQLYEGVDIQGEGTVGLITYMRTDSLRLSEEALAAARELIISRYGKDYYPDKTRHYKTKSGAQDAHEAIRPSDVRLTPEDIKKDLTSEQYRLYKLIWSRFLACQMASAVYDSVAIEVESAGYRFRANHSSLKFSGFTAVYVEGKDEDEEKVQSPLPDLKEGEALALKELKPEQHFTQPPARYTEATLIKALEEKGIGRPSTYAPTISTILDREYVVKEGKYLRTTPLGDVVTGLMKDKFPDIVDTAFTAQMEEQLDQVEEGREKWKDLLSGFYGGFQKELAQAEQDLDGERIKVPDEVSDVICPLCGRNLVYKSGRFGRFLACPGWPECSHTQPIVVEMPGKCPKCGGRILKKTSRKGYAYYGCEFNSSKDDGKRCDFMTWDVPVKDNCPECGWTMFKKSGRGFKKPFCINPDCGNFTPEDKRGGYQKKPAAEPAAEDGAGAERAAEAAEEPKAVKKAPDKKPAVKKAAAKKTAGAKKTTGAKKTTGAKKPAAKKAAAEA; this is encoded by the coding sequence GTGGCGAAATCGAACTTAGTCATTGTAGAATCTCCGGCCAAGGCCAAGACCATCGGCAAATACCTTGGACCGGATTATCAGGTCAAGGCGTCCATGGGCCACGTCCGGGACCTGCCCAAAAGCAAGATTGGCGTGGATGTGGAGCACGGCTTCGTGCCGGACTACCAGCCCATCAAAGGGAAGGAAGAGGTCATCTCCGACCTGAAAAAGGCGGCCAAGCAGAGCGACAAGGTCTTTCTGGCCACCGACCCGGACCGGGAGGGAGAGGCCATTTCCTGGCACCTCAAGGAGCTTTTGGAGCTGCCCGACGACCGCACTTACCGGGTCACCTTCAATGAGATCACCAAAAAAGTGGTCAACGAGTCCATCGCCGCCCCTCGGGCCATCGACCAGGACCTGGTGGACGCCCAGCAGGCCCGCCGCATCCTGGACCGCATCGTGGGCTACCAGCTCTCGCCGCTGCTGTGGAAAAAAATCCGCCGGGGCCTGTCCGCCGGACGGGTCCAGTCGGTGGCCACCCGTCTGGTGTGCGAGCGGGAGGAGGAGATCCGGGCCTTTCAGCCCCAGGAATACTGGTCCCTGGACGCCGACCTCAGCCGCATCTCCCCCAATCTGGGGGCCTTCACCGCCGCCTTCCACGGCGCGGAGAAGAAGCAGGAGCTCCGCAGCGAGCAGGAGGTCCGGACCGTCAGCGACGCCGTGAAGGCGGCCCCCTTTACCGTGAAGAGCGTCAAGCGCCAGGACAAGACCCGCAATCCCGCGCCGCCCTTCATCACCTCCACCCTCCAGCAGGAGGCCAGCCGCAAGCTGGGCATGACGCCCCGGCGGACTATGGCGGTGGCCCAGCAGCTCTACGAGGGTGTGGACATCCAGGGCGAGGGCACCGTGGGCCTCATCACCTATATGCGTACCGACTCCCTGCGCCTGTCTGAGGAGGCCCTGGCGGCCGCCCGGGAGCTGATCATCAGCCGCTACGGCAAGGACTATTATCCGGACAAGACCCGGCACTACAAGACCAAATCCGGGGCCCAGGACGCCCACGAGGCCATCCGGCCCTCCGACGTGCGCCTGACCCCTGAGGACATCAAGAAGGATCTGACCAGCGAACAGTACCGGCTCTACAAGCTGATTTGGAGCCGGTTTTTGGCCTGTCAGATGGCCTCCGCCGTCTATGACAGCGTGGCCATCGAGGTGGAGTCCGCGGGCTACCGCTTCCGGGCCAATCACTCCTCCCTAAAGTTTTCCGGCTTCACCGCCGTGTACGTGGAGGGCAAGGACGAGGACGAGGAGAAGGTCCAGTCCCCCCTGCCCGACCTGAAGGAGGGGGAGGCGCTGGCGCTGAAGGAGCTCAAGCCCGAGCAGCACTTCACCCAGCCCCCCGCCCGGTACACCGAGGCTACCCTGATCAAGGCGCTGGAGGAGAAGGGCATCGGCCGCCCGTCCACTTACGCCCCCACCATCTCCACCATTCTGGACCGGGAGTATGTGGTGAAGGAGGGCAAATACCTGCGCACCACCCCGCTGGGGGATGTGGTCACCGGCTTGATGAAAGACAAATTCCCCGACATCGTGGACACCGCCTTCACCGCCCAGATGGAAGAGCAGCTCGACCAGGTGGAGGAGGGCAGGGAGAAGTGGAAGGACCTGCTCTCCGGATTCTACGGCGGCTTCCAGAAGGAGCTGGCCCAGGCGGAGCAGGATCTGGACGGGGAGCGCATCAAGGTCCCCGACGAGGTCTCCGACGTGATCTGCCCCCTGTGTGGACGCAATCTGGTGTATAAGTCCGGCCGGTTTGGCCGTTTTCTGGCCTGTCCCGGCTGGCCTGAGTGTTCCCACACCCAGCCCATCGTGGTGGAGATGCCGGGCAAGTGTCCCAAGTGCGGCGGCCGCATCCTGAAAAAGACCTCCCGGAAGGGGTATGCCTATTACGGCTGCGAGTTTAACTCCAGCAAGGACGACGGAAAGAGATGCGACTTCATGACCTGGGACGTGCCGGTGAAGGACAACTGTCCGGAGTGCGGCTGGACGATGTTCAAGAAGTCGGGCCGAGGGTTCAAAAAGCCCTTCTGCATCAATCCGGACTGCGGTAACTTTACGCCGGAGGACAAGCGGGGCGGCTATCAGAAAAAGCCCGCCGCCGAGCCGGCGGCGGAGGACGGGGCGGGTGCCGAGCGCGCTGCCGAGGCGGCGGAGGAGCCCAAGGCGGTGAAAAAGGCCCCCGACAAGAAGCCCGCGGTCAAAAAGGCCGCCGCCAAGAAAACCGCTGGGGCCAAGAAAACCACTGGGGCCAAGAAAACCACCGGCGCAAAGAAGCCGGCGGCCAAAAAGGCCGCCGCGGAGGCATGA
- the trmFO gene encoding methylenetetrahydrofolate--tRNA-(uracil(54)-C(5))-methyltransferase (FADH(2)-oxidizing) TrmFO encodes MEPVSVIGAGLAGCEAAWQLAGRGVPVVLHEMKPEKMTPAHHAPEYAELVCSNSLRSDQLENAVGLLKEELRRSGSLILACADAHRVEAGGALAVDRHAFSRAVTEQIRSHPLITVEEGEVRRIPDRGQVIVASGPLTSEALSAEIERLLPGSRYLNFYDAAAPLVTFDSVDMDHAWFASRYDKGTADYVNCALSEEEYAAFWRELCAAQEAEVHGFEDKSVFEGCMPVEVMARRGVDTLRYGPLKPKGLRDPRTGQTPYAVVQLRKDNADGTIYNLVGFQTHLKWPEQRRVFSMIPALKNAEFVRYGVMHRNTYLDSPRLLDRYYRVRGNERLMFAGQITGVEGYVESIASGFLCAVELARRLLDKPPVDFPQETALGALALYVSNESVADFQPMNVNFGIIPPLDHRVKGKRNKNAELSQRALGLLETLDWT; translated from the coding sequence ATGGAGCCTGTGAGCGTGATCGGGGCGGGACTGGCGGGCTGCGAGGCGGCCTGGCAGCTTGCCGGCCGGGGCGTCCCCGTGGTCCTGCATGAGATGAAGCCGGAGAAGATGACTCCCGCCCACCACGCGCCGGAGTATGCCGAGCTGGTGTGTTCCAACTCCCTGCGCTCCGACCAGTTGGAGAACGCGGTGGGGCTTTTGAAAGAGGAGCTGCGCCGCAGCGGCTCCCTGATCTTGGCCTGCGCCGACGCCCACCGGGTGGAGGCGGGAGGGGCCCTGGCGGTGGACCGCCACGCCTTCTCCAGGGCGGTCACCGAGCAGATCCGCAGCCACCCGCTCATCACCGTGGAGGAGGGGGAGGTGAGGCGGATCCCCGACCGCGGACAGGTCATTGTGGCCTCCGGCCCCCTGACCTCCGAGGCCCTCAGCGCCGAGATCGAGCGGCTGCTGCCCGGGAGCCGCTATTTGAATTTCTACGACGCGGCGGCCCCACTGGTCACCTTTGACAGCGTGGACATGGACCACGCCTGGTTTGCCTCCCGTTACGACAAGGGGACGGCGGATTATGTCAACTGCGCCCTCAGCGAGGAGGAGTACGCCGCCTTTTGGCGGGAGCTGTGCGCCGCTCAGGAGGCGGAGGTCCACGGCTTTGAGGACAAGAGCGTGTTTGAAGGCTGCATGCCCGTGGAGGTCATGGCCCGGCGGGGGGTGGACACGTTGCGCTACGGCCCCCTGAAGCCCAAGGGCCTGCGGGACCCGAGAACGGGACAGACCCCTTACGCGGTGGTGCAGCTCCGCAAGGACAACGCGGACGGTACCATCTACAACCTGGTGGGCTTCCAGACTCACCTGAAGTGGCCGGAGCAGAGGCGGGTGTTCTCCATGATCCCCGCTCTGAAAAACGCCGAGTTCGTCCGCTACGGGGTCATGCACCGCAACACCTACCTGGATTCTCCCCGGCTGCTGGACCGCTATTACCGGGTGAGGGGCAACGAGCGGCTGATGTTCGCCGGGCAGATCACCGGGGTGGAGGGCTATGTGGAGTCCATCGCCTCCGGCTTCCTGTGCGCCGTGGAGCTCGCCCGCAGGCTGCTGGACAAGCCCCCGGTGGATTTTCCCCAGGAGACCGCCCTGGGGGCCCTGGCCCTCTACGTGAGCAATGAGAGCGTTGCGGATTTTCAGCCCATGAACGTCAATTTTGGCATCATCCCGCCCCTGGATCACCGGGTCAAGGGCAAGCGAAACAAGAACGCCGAGCTGTCCCAGCGCGCGCTGGGGCTTTTGGAGACCCTGGACTGGACCTGA
- the plsX gene encoding phosphate acyltransferase PlsX, with translation MKIIVDAMGGDNAPACNVKGALDAVKELGVEVVLVGRGEEILKCLKENGVADLPAGVEIAHADQVVEMCDNPATAFKEKKNSSLTVGLNMLKEGRGDAFVSAGSTGALLSAATLLVKRIKGIRRAAMAPVVPTGKGGAVLIDCGATAECTPEYLLQFAFMGSYYAEHVLGRPEPRVGLLNIGSEPSKGTDLQREAYQLLKGAGEAGRIHFVGNVEAREAVYGEVDVIVSDGYSGNIFLKTMEGTGGFLARELKGMFKKNLITKLGALCVKDGISHFKKLLDSGEVGGTPLVGICKPVIKAHGSSDAFAIKNAIRQAAGFAASGLIEDIAENIEYMRLPAGDKSGAAAD, from the coding sequence ATGAAGATCATCGTGGACGCCATGGGCGGCGACAACGCCCCTGCCTGCAACGTCAAGGGCGCGCTGGACGCGGTGAAGGAGCTGGGCGTGGAGGTGGTCCTGGTGGGCCGCGGGGAGGAGATCCTCAAGTGCCTCAAGGAAAACGGCGTGGCCGACCTGCCCGCCGGGGTGGAGATCGCCCACGCAGACCAGGTGGTGGAGATGTGCGACAACCCCGCCACCGCCTTCAAGGAAAAGAAGAATTCATCCCTCACCGTGGGCCTCAATATGCTCAAGGAGGGCAGGGGGGACGCCTTCGTCTCCGCCGGCAGCACGGGGGCTCTGCTCTCTGCCGCCACGCTGCTGGTCAAGCGTATCAAGGGCATCCGACGGGCGGCCATGGCCCCTGTGGTCCCCACCGGAAAGGGGGGGGCCGTCCTCATTGACTGCGGCGCCACGGCCGAGTGCACCCCGGAGTATCTGCTCCAGTTCGCCTTCATGGGCTCCTACTACGCCGAGCACGTGCTGGGCCGCCCCGAGCCGCGGGTGGGTCTGCTGAACATCGGGTCCGAGCCCTCCAAGGGTACCGACCTGCAGCGGGAGGCCTACCAGCTCCTGAAGGGGGCGGGGGAAGCCGGGCGCATCCATTTCGTGGGCAATGTGGAGGCTCGGGAGGCGGTCTACGGCGAGGTGGACGTCATTGTGTCTGACGGTTACTCCGGCAACATTTTTCTCAAGACCATGGAGGGCACCGGCGGCTTCCTGGCCCGGGAGCTCAAGGGCATGTTCAAGAAGAACCTGATCACCAAGTTGGGGGCACTGTGCGTCAAGGACGGCATCTCCCACTTCAAAAAGCTGTTGGATTCCGGCGAGGTGGGGGGCACGCCCCTGGTGGGTATCTGCAAGCCGGTCATCAAGGCCCACGGCTCCTCCGACGCCTTTGCCATCAAGAACGCCATCCGCCAGGCGGCCGGCTTCGCCGCCTCCGGACTCATCGAGGATATCGCGGAGAACATCGAGTACATGCGCCTGCCGGCGGGGGACAAGAGCGGGGCGGCGGCGGACTGA
- the acpP gene encoding acyl carrier protein, with product MIFEKLCELISEQFGVEADTITVDTTFEDDLGADSLDIVELSMALEEEFGVSEMGEDEISAITTVGDLVNYLQNKLDA from the coding sequence ATGATTTTCGAGAAACTGTGCGAGCTCATTTCCGAGCAGTTCGGCGTGGAGGCGGATACGATCACGGTGGATACCACGTTCGAGGACGACCTGGGCGCCGATTCTCTGGACATTGTGGAGCTGTCTATGGCTCTGGAGGAGGAGTTCGGCGTCTCTGAGATGGGTGAGGACGAGATCTCCGCCATCACCACGGTGGGAGATTTGGTGAATTACCTGCAGAACAAGCTGGACGCCTGA
- the rnc gene encoding ribonuclease III — MKKLEEKLGYSFGNPALLENALTHSSYANENRAKGETSNERLEFLGDSVLGMVVADYLFRSHPDMPEGELTRTRAALVCEDSLVEVAAQLELGSYLKLGRGEDAGGGRRRPSIQADAVEAVIAAVYLDGGIGSARKLITRFILTDNRREQGGTRDYKTALQELVQRESGQVLSYRLTGESGPDHAKVFAVEVELNGAPVGAGEGRSKKEAEQMAAKAAIQKLNR; from the coding sequence ATGAAGAAGCTGGAGGAAAAGCTGGGCTATTCCTTCGGGAATCCGGCCCTGCTGGAAAACGCCCTGACCCATAGCTCCTACGCCAACGAGAATCGGGCGAAGGGGGAGACCAGCAACGAGCGTCTGGAGTTTCTGGGGGACTCGGTGCTGGGCATGGTGGTGGCCGACTACCTGTTCCGCAGCCATCCGGACATGCCCGAGGGGGAGCTGACCCGTACCCGGGCCGCCCTGGTGTGTGAGGACAGCCTGGTGGAGGTGGCCGCCCAGTTGGAGCTGGGGAGCTATCTGAAGCTGGGCAGGGGTGAGGACGCGGGGGGCGGCCGCAGACGGCCGTCCATCCAGGCCGACGCGGTGGAGGCCGTCATCGCGGCGGTCTATCTGGACGGAGGCATTGGCTCGGCCCGGAAGCTCATCACCCGATTCATTCTGACGGACAACCGGCGGGAGCAGGGGGGCACCCGGGATTATAAGACGGCGCTCCAGGAGCTGGTCCAGCGGGAGAGCGGTCAGGTGCTCAGCTACCGACTCACCGGCGAGAGCGGGCCCGACCACGCCAAGGTTTTTGCCGTGGAGGTGGAGTTGAACGGCGCGCCGGTGGGCGCCGGCGAGGGCAGGAGCAAGAAGGAAGCGGAGCAGATGGCGGCCAAGGCCGCGATCCAGAAGCTGAACAGATAA
- a CDS encoding sodium-dependent transporter, with translation MPPRRSKNKEVGGHNVEREKFASRLGFILISAGCAIGLGNVWRFPFITGKYGGAAFVLVYLVFLVILGLPIMVMEFAVGRASQKSAALSFNVLEPKGTKWHLYRYGAMAGNYLLMMFYTTVGGWMLAYVCKMFLGEFQGMDSGAVTGVFFDMLAQPGPMIGWMLVVTLLGFGICSLGLQKGVERITKVMMTCLLLLMLVLVVRSVTLDGAMEGLRFYLVPDFHNLLYDAEGSFILGAAIYDAMSQAFFTLSLGIGALAIFGSYIGRERSLTGEAISVGVLDTFVALIAGLIIFPACFAFGVQPDQGVGLVFMTLPNVFNQMPLGNVWGGLFFLFMSFAALSTIIAVFENIVAFAMDLGWSRKKAIVVNGAALILLSLPCVLGFNVWSGFTTPVGNIQDLEDFVVSNNLLPLGSLVYLLFCTSRRGWGWKNFIEEADAGQGVKFPKWARVYVSRILPIIVLVIFVMGYYQKFFAK, from the coding sequence ATGCCACCGCGCAGATCCAAAAACAAGGAAGTTGGAGGACACAACGTGGAGAGAGAGAAATTTGCATCCCGGCTGGGCTTTATTCTGATTTCGGCCGGCTGCGCCATTGGTCTGGGGAACGTATGGCGCTTCCCCTTCATCACCGGAAAATACGGAGGGGCGGCCTTTGTGCTGGTCTATCTGGTCTTTCTGGTCATCCTGGGCCTGCCCATCATGGTGATGGAGTTCGCCGTGGGCCGAGCCAGCCAGAAGTCGGCCGCCCTCAGCTTCAACGTGCTGGAGCCCAAGGGGACCAAATGGCACCTGTACCGCTACGGCGCCATGGCGGGTAACTACCTGCTGATGATGTTCTATACCACCGTGGGCGGCTGGATGCTGGCCTACGTCTGCAAGATGTTTCTGGGCGAGTTCCAGGGGATGGACTCCGGCGCCGTCACCGGCGTCTTTTTCGACATGCTGGCCCAGCCCGGCCCCATGATCGGCTGGATGCTGGTGGTCACGCTGCTGGGCTTCGGCATCTGCTCCCTGGGCCTGCAAAAGGGCGTGGAGCGCATCACCAAGGTGATGATGACCTGTCTGCTCCTGCTCATGCTGGTGCTGGTGGTTCGCAGCGTCACGCTGGATGGGGCGATGGAGGGCCTGCGGTTCTATCTGGTGCCCGACTTCCACAATCTGCTCTACGACGCCGAGGGCAGCTTCATTTTGGGCGCGGCCATCTACGACGCCATGAGCCAGGCCTTCTTTACCCTGAGCCTGGGCATCGGCGCCCTGGCGATTTTCGGCAGCTACATCGGCCGAGAGCGCTCCCTCACTGGCGAGGCCATCAGCGTGGGGGTGCTGGATACCTTTGTGGCCCTCATCGCCGGGCTCATCATCTTCCCCGCCTGCTTTGCCTTCGGGGTGCAGCCCGACCAGGGGGTGGGCCTGGTGTTTATGACTCTGCCCAACGTGTTCAACCAGATGCCGTTGGGCAATGTATGGGGCGGGCTGTTCTTCCTGTTCATGTCCTTTGCGGCCCTGTCCACCATCATTGCCGTGTTTGAAAACATTGTGGCCTTCGCCATGGACCTGGGCTGGAGCCGGAAAAAGGCCATTGTGGTCAACGGCGCGGCGCTGATCCTGCTATCTCTGCCCTGTGTGCTGGGCTTCAACGTCTGGAGCGGTTTTACCACCCCGGTGGGCAACATCCAGGATCTGGAGGACTTTGTTGTCTCCAACAACCTGCTGCCCCTGGGCTCGCTGGTTTACCTGCTGTTCTGCACCTCCCGCCGGGGCTGGGGCTGGAAGAACTTTATCGAAGAGGCCGATGCCGGGCAGGGAGTGAAGTTCCCCAAGTGGGCCCGGGTATATGTCAGCCGCATCCTGCCCATCATCGTGCTGGTCATCTTCGTCATGGGCTACTATCAGAAGTTTTTCGCAAAATAA